From the Scophthalmus maximus strain ysfricsl-2021 chromosome 11, ASM2237912v1, whole genome shotgun sequence genome, one window contains:
- the LOC118299749 gene encoding extracellular calcium-sensing receptor-like codes for MALRVLEKKGDITLGGLFSLHDMVVEHSLSYTSTPPPTKCTRFNFRTFRWMQTMIFAIKEINRDGKLLPNITLGFKIYDSCSTPHQALKAAMELMGTETGSGLEGVTQTKGSCHGTVPAVIGDGGSTQSLVVARFLGVFHVPQVSYFSSCACLSDKKEFPAFLRTMPSDFFQVDALVQLVKHFGWSWVGVIAGDDAYGRGGANIFAVKVRKLGACVAFHEIIPKNRAQTAVSSIVSTIRSSGARVILVFAVEQDAAALFDEALREGLTGIQWLASEAWSTAAVLSTPKKYHHILQGSMGFAIRQAHISGLQDFLLRLHPASPDAPDDPFLVPFWEEVFQCSLSLPAEGQENNVESKPSCSGAEELGTVTNIYSDVSQLRISYNVYKAVYAIAHALHAVRNCVQGSVPFPLQACPDVDNIQPWQLLHYLKRMKYLDSFGDETKFDENGDPAAMYDLVNWQLRPNGDMEIVTIGKFDEMTKKQSLQIREHNIVWNGNQTKVPLSVCSSICPPGTRKAIRPNFPICCHDCVVCTAGEISNQTDAIECMRCLPEFWSSPERTACIPKEVEFLSFSDTMGITLMAISLIGSFCTCVVVFIFTYYRTTPIVRANNSHLSFLLLFSLTLCFLCSLTFIGRPSQWSCMLRQTAFGITFVLCISCILGKTIVVLMAFKATLPGSNVMKWFGPKQQKAIIIFCTLIQIIICTVWLVVAPPTPRQLMPRESPIVILLCDEGSPEAFSLVLGYIGLLACLCLLLAFLARKLPDNFNEARLITFSMLIFCAVWVAFVPAYISSPGKYSTVTEVFAILASSYGLLGCIFAPKCYIILLRPEKNTRKHLTSKVVTEKF; via the exons ATGGCCCTGCGTGTGCTGGAGAAAAAGGGAGACATTACCTTGGGGGGACTCTTCTCCCTTCATGACATGGTGGTGGAGCACAGTCTGTCCTACACTTCTACGCCTCCTCCTACAAAGTGCACCAG ATTTAACTTCCGGACGTTCCGTTGGATGCAAACTATGATATTTGCCATCAAGGAGATCAACAGAGATGGCAAACTCCTTCCCAACATCACACTGGGCTTTAAGATCTATGATTCATGCAGCACACCGCATCAGGCTTTGAAGGCTGCGATGGAGTTGATGGGGACTGAGACGGGCTCAGGGTTAGAAGGAGTGACTCAGACTAAAGGCTCTTGTCATGGGACAGTACCAGCAGTGATAGGAGACGGTGGCTCTACTCAGTCTCTCGTAGTCGCTCGTTTCCTGGGAGTCTTCCATGTGCCACAG GTTAGTTATTTCTCCAGCTGTGCTTGTCTCAGTGACAAAAAGGAGTTTCCTGCCTTTTTAAGGACCATGCCCAGTGACTTCTTCCAG GTGGATGCACTGGTACAACTTGTCAAGCATTTTGGCTGGAGTTGGGTGGGTGTGATCGCAGGGGATGATGCCTATGGCCGAGGTGGGGCAAATATCTTTGCCGTTAAG GTTAGAAAGTTGGGGGCTTGTGTTGCCTTCCATGAGATCATCCCTAAGAACCGAGCACAGACTGCAGTTTCATCCATTGTCTCCACGATCCGCTCTTCTGGGGCTCGGGTGATTCTTGTGTTTGCTGTAGAACAAGATGCAGCTGCATTGTTTGATGAAGCACTCAG AGAGGGTCTCACTGGGATACAATGGCTGGCCAGCGAGGCATGGAGTACAGCTGCAGTCCTCTCTACACCAAAAAAGTACCACCACATCCTCCAGGGTTCTATGGGATTTGCCATTCGGCAAGCACACATCTCTGGATTGCAAGACTTTCTGCTTCGCTTGCACCCCGCAAGCCCAGATGCCCCCGATGACCCCTTCCTCGTTCCTTTCTGGGAAGAGGTGTTTCAGTGCAGCCTAAGTTTGCCAGCTGAAGGTCAGGAAAATAATGTTGAGAGTAAACCTTCATGCTCTGGAGCAGAAGAACTAGGGACTGTGACAAACATCTATTCAGATGTGTCGCAGCTAAGGATTTCCTACAATGTCTATAAGGCTGTGTATGCCATCGCCCATGCACTCCACGCAGTGAGAAACTGTGTCCAAGGATCAGTGCCTTTTCCTCTGCAGGCCTGTCCGGATGTAGATAATATACAACCATGGCAG CTCCTTCATTACTTAAAGCGGATGAAATACTTGGACTCCTTCGGTGATGAGACCAAGTTTGATGAGAATGGTGATCCTGCAGCCATGTATGACTTAGTTAACTGGCAGCTGAGACCAAATGGAGACATGGAGATTGTCACTATTGGCAAATTTGATGAGATGACCAAAAAACAAAGCCTCCAGATCCGGGAACACAACATTGTCTGGAATGGCAACCAAACCAAA GTGCCCTTGTCAGTATGCAGCAGCATCTGTCCCCCAGGTACCCGGAAGGCAATCAGACCTAACTTCCCTATATGCTGCCATGATTGTGTGGTTTGTACAGCTGGGGAGATTAGCAATCAGactg ATGCCATAGAGTGTATGCGCTGCCTGCCAGAGTTCTGGTCCAGTCCTGAGAGGACAGCTTGTATCCCCAAAGAGGTGGAGTTCCTCTCCTTTAGCGACACTATGGGCATCACCCTGATGGCTATTTCCCTTATTGGCTCCTTCTGCACCTGTGTTGTGGTCTTCATATTCACCTATTACAGAACCACTCCAATTGTCAGGGCCAACAACTCTCATCtgagcttcctgctgctcttctccttgACTCTGTGTTTCCTTTGCTCTCTGACCTTCATTGGCCGGCCCTCTCAGTGGTCCTGCATGCTGCGACAAACTGCGTTCGGAATCACCTTTGTGCTCTGTATCTCTTGCATTCTGGGGAAAACTATAGTGGTGCTAATGGCCTTCAAGGCCACACTTCCAGGCAGTAATGTCATGAAGTGGTTTGGACCCAAGCAGCAAAAAGCAATCATTATCTTTTGCACACTTATCCAG ATCATTATCTGTACAGTGTGGCTGGTTGTTGCGCCCCCCACTCCACGCCAACTGATGCCACGAGAGAGTCCGATTGTCATTCTCCTGTGTGACGAGGGTTCACCCGAAGCATTTTCTCTGGTTTTGGGCTACATCGGCCTGCTGGCCTGCCTCTGCCTTCTCTTGGCCTTCCTGGCAAGGAAACTCCCCGACAACTTCAACGAGGCCAGGCTAATCACCTTTAGCATGCTCATTTTTTGTGCCGTGTGGGTAGCCTTTGTTCCCGCCTACATCAGCTCTCCGGGGAAGTACTCCACAGTCACGGAGGTGTTTGCTATATTGGCCTCCAGTTATGGATTGCTGGGCTGCATCTTTGCACCAAAGTGCTACATAATTCtactgaggccagagaagaacaccAGGAAACACTTGACGTCTAAAGTTGTCACTGAGAAATTTTAG